A DNA window from Paenibacillus sp. HWE-109 contains the following coding sequences:
- a CDS encoding LacI family DNA-binding transcriptional regulator, whose amino-acid sequence MKKPTIKDVAKVAGVSAAAVSYALNGRTDKVSNETIERIKKIIDTMNYIPDFSARSLVKNQSKLIGIVIPQTESHKQLILENPFYSEMISGIEGKLREYGYHLLLSGVNQGESYLDLSVQRNLDGAIMMGIYPEQFYDGFKKINIPIVLIDSYINDSYFKRIGIDDEYGGYLATKYLIDKGHSNIGLVTGAIRKDGVVEKRFLGYKRAIREANFFYNPDYVFEESMSYEHGVAAGQLIAKKFPEITAVFATGDMVAFGAIRSLVDQGKKVPEDISVIGFDDITMSKMFIPPLTTVRQNITEKGAIAAEHLIHMIQGGVEQEANEIMLPLTIVERATVRVKD is encoded by the coding sequence ATGAAAAAACCAACAATCAAAGATGTGGCAAAAGTCGCAGGCGTTTCAGCAGCCGCAGTTTCCTATGCATTGAATGGCAGGACGGATAAGGTCTCCAATGAAACGATCGAGCGCATTAAGAAGATTATTGACACAATGAACTACATACCTGATTTCTCGGCGAGAAGCTTGGTCAAGAACCAATCTAAGCTGATTGGCATTGTGATACCACAGACGGAATCTCATAAGCAGCTTATCCTTGAAAACCCTTTCTATAGTGAAATGATCAGCGGGATAGAGGGCAAGCTGCGCGAGTACGGTTATCATCTTTTGTTATCAGGGGTGAATCAAGGCGAGAGCTATCTGGATTTATCCGTTCAGCGGAATCTGGATGGCGCCATCATGATGGGGATATATCCGGAACAATTTTATGATGGCTTTAAGAAAATTAACATTCCGATTGTGCTGATCGACAGCTACATTAACGATAGTTACTTTAAGCGGATTGGCATTGATGATGAGTATGGCGGCTATTTGGCGACAAAGTACTTGATCGATAAGGGCCACTCGAACATTGGACTGGTGACAGGAGCGATTCGCAAGGATGGCGTCGTCGAGAAAAGGTTTCTCGGCTACAAGCGAGCGATTCGCGAGGCGAATTTCTTTTATAATCCGGACTATGTGTTTGAAGAATCTATGAGTTACGAGCATGGCGTGGCGGCGGGTCAATTGATAGCCAAGAAATTCCCGGAAATTACGGCTGTGTTTGCAACTGGCGATATGGTGGCATTCGGAGCGATTCGGAGTTTGGTGGATCAAGGCAAAAAGGTGCCGGAAGATATTTCAGTTATTGGCTTTGATGACATCACCATGTCCAAAATGTTTATTCCGCCACTCACCACGGTCCGCCAAAATATTACGGAAAAAGGTGCAATTGCTGCTGAGCATCTCATTCATATGATTCAAGGCGGTGTGGAACAAGAAGCGAATGAAATTATGCTGCCGCTCACGATTGTGGAGAGAGCCACAGTGAGAGTCAAGGACTAA
- a CDS encoding ABC transporter substrate-binding protein translates to MVVKKAGWVVALSVVVTLAATGCGSDKKPGEASAAPKQEPTSAATAAATPETKKDPVTLKFMQYTASGSQEQTLSDMVKAFETANPDVKVKVDIVDYNNYYTKLNTQLASGDAPDVFEVGYENFVSYAAKNTLKDLTPIIAKDTTFKPEIYKGLAYDSFKYQNKQYGVVESFSDVVLFYNKDLFDKKQVEYPKADWTWKQELEAAQKLTDAKSGVWGTYSPIQFYEFYKTIAQNGGGIWSADGKPTVNSKENIEALNWMLDKAKKYKVSPALNDDTFNQPDADLNAFKAGKIAMLRGGIWNFSRFADAPFKWDIALEPGNTKKAHHFFADGLVVSDKTKNADAAWKFIKFMSSDPAVVSKRIEKGWSVPAVSDEKVMEAYFKQTPPESKKVVLEALNSLVLTPVGPIPDKWNDLTKAIGDELDKAKLKSDYTAEKALNEAQAKIEKLVAK, encoded by the coding sequence ATGGTAGTGAAAAAAGCGGGATGGGTCGTAGCATTAAGTGTTGTCGTTACTCTTGCGGCAACGGGGTGTGGATCGGACAAAAAGCCTGGGGAAGCATCAGCAGCGCCTAAGCAAGAGCCAACGTCCGCAGCAACAGCAGCGGCAACTCCGGAGACAAAGAAAGATCCGGTTACACTCAAGTTCATGCAGTATACCGCAAGCGGCTCACAAGAGCAGACATTAAGCGATATGGTGAAAGCGTTCGAGACGGCCAATCCTGACGTGAAGGTCAAAGTGGATATCGTCGACTACAATAACTACTACACGAAACTCAATACGCAGCTTGCATCGGGGGATGCGCCTGACGTATTTGAGGTCGGATATGAAAACTTTGTCTCTTATGCTGCAAAAAATACATTGAAAGACTTGACGCCGATCATTGCGAAGGACACGACGTTCAAGCCAGAAATCTACAAAGGTCTTGCCTATGACTCATTCAAATATCAAAACAAGCAATATGGCGTCGTAGAGTCATTTTCGGACGTAGTTCTTTTCTATAATAAGGACTTGTTTGACAAAAAGCAAGTTGAGTACCCGAAGGCCGATTGGACGTGGAAGCAGGAGCTTGAAGCGGCTCAGAAGCTGACAGATGCCAAAAGCGGTGTCTGGGGAACGTACTCGCCGATTCAATTCTATGAGTTTTATAAGACCATTGCTCAGAACGGCGGCGGGATTTGGAGTGCTGACGGAAAACCGACCGTAAACAGTAAAGAAAATATCGAAGCTTTGAACTGGATGCTCGATAAAGCAAAGAAATACAAAGTCTCACCTGCGCTTAACGATGATACGTTTAACCAACCGGACGCTGACTTGAACGCGTTCAAAGCCGGCAAAATCGCGATGCTTCGTGGCGGGATCTGGAACTTCAGCCGCTTTGCGGATGCACCCTTCAAATGGGATATTGCCCTGGAACCAGGCAACACGAAGAAAGCTCACCATTTCTTTGCCGATGGATTAGTCGTATCTGACAAAACGAAAAATGCCGACGCGGCATGGAAATTTATTAAATTCATGTCCTCAGATCCTGCGGTTGTCAGCAAGCGGATTGAGAAAGGTTGGAGCGTGCCGGCTGTCTCCGATGAAAAAGTGATGGAAGCTTATTTCAAACAAACGCCACCTGAATCAAAGAAAGTCGTTCTTGAAGCCTTGAATTCTCTTGTATTGACCCCTGTTGGGCCAATTCCGGACAAATGGAATGATTTGACGAAAGCAATCGGTGATGAATTGGATAAAGCGAAGCTGAAATCCGACTACACAGCAGAAAAAGCGCTGAATGAAGCGCAGGCCAAAATTGAGAAGCTAGTAGCTAAATAG
- a CDS encoding carbohydrate ABC transporter permease has translation MTDKYMPYRNLLSHLILIVAAVVLMFPFVWMLSGSFKDNLEVVRMPPNLIPDTFKFSNYVEITKYFPIYRFLGNSVAVSFVTTIAQIVVCAMAAFVFAKIPFRGRETLFVLYLITMMIPMQVTMTPLFIVFQKLHLTNTYLGLILPGIFSAYGTFLLRQHIMTIPDPLIEAARMDGASYVRVFASVILPLSKPALATLAIFAFMASWNNFLWPLIITSDKELMTLPIGLSKLQGRWATEWNILMAGNVISFIPIFIVFLFASRYFIKGMTMSGVKG, from the coding sequence ATGACAGATAAATATATGCCGTATCGCAACCTGCTTTCACATCTCATCTTGATCGTGGCGGCTGTTGTCCTCATGTTTCCTTTTGTTTGGATGCTTTCAGGCTCCTTCAAAGATAACCTGGAAGTCGTCCGGATGCCGCCGAATTTGATACCTGACACGTTTAAGTTCAGCAATTATGTGGAAATCACCAAATACTTTCCAATCTATCGATTTTTGGGCAATAGTGTAGCCGTTTCATTCGTAACGACAATTGCACAAATCGTTGTATGCGCGATGGCGGCGTTTGTTTTCGCGAAAATTCCTTTTCGAGGGAGGGAGACGTTATTCGTTCTGTATCTCATTACGATGATGATTCCGATGCAGGTCACGATGACACCGCTCTTTATCGTGTTTCAGAAGCTGCATTTAACCAATACGTATTTGGGACTCATTTTACCTGGTATCTTCAGTGCTTACGGTACTTTCCTGCTTAGACAGCATATCATGACGATTCCCGATCCGTTGATTGAGGCGGCCAGAATGGATGGAGCTTCTTATGTGAGAGTGTTTGCAAGTGTCATACTTCCGTTAAGCAAACCTGCGCTCGCGACTTTGGCAATCTTTGCTTTCATGGCTTCTTGGAACAATTTTTTGTGGCCGCTGATTATTACAAGCGATAAGGAGTTGATGACGCTTCCTATTGGGCTCAGTAAACTTCAGGGCAGATGGGCGACAGAATGGAACATTTTGATGGCGGGCAATGTGATTAGTTTTATTCCGATATTCATCGTGTTTTTGTTTGCATCCAGATACTTCATTAAGGGAATGACCATGAGCGGTGTCAAAGGTTAA
- a CDS encoding thioesterase II family protein — protein sequence MILFGFPHCGDFSESYHAWSSELPASIRFHGVELLQTGLSMREVYSARWEQALEEAVLSINKQLVPNEEYVFVGHCWGSLLAFEVSHRLRGAGLREPSHLFLSGCSAPHLLRTRSEAGGLHKEDFGCQPMGEYRPPVDREQLRSRISVFTGNKDEHAMIDQLSEWSRYTSKICDVHVCEGNHAFWQADAIRWLQVTQTIVEREYMA from the coding sequence GTGATTCTATTCGGTTTTCCTCACTGTGGTGATTTCTCGGAGTCCTATCATGCTTGGAGCAGCGAATTGCCTGCGAGCATAAGATTCCATGGTGTGGAGCTGCTGCAAACCGGATTGTCCATGCGTGAGGTGTACTCTGCCCGCTGGGAACAAGCGCTGGAAGAAGCTGTGCTATCCATTAACAAGCAGTTGGTGCCTAATGAAGAATATGTCTTCGTAGGCCATTGCTGGGGGAGTTTACTTGCCTTTGAGGTTAGCCATCGCTTAAGGGGGGCTGGTTTGAGGGAACCGAGCCACTTGTTTCTGTCTGGATGCAGCGCTCCGCATCTGCTGCGAACCCGCAGTGAAGCAGGCGGGCTTCATAAGGAGGATTTTGGCTGCCAGCCTATGGGGGAATATCGTCCGCCGGTCGATCGTGAGCAGCTTCGTTCGAGAATAAGTGTGTTCACTGGGAATAAGGATGAACATGCGATGATTGATCAACTATCGGAGTGGAGTCGTTATACGTCCAAAATCTGCGACGTGCATGTCTGTGAAGGGAATCATGCCTTCTGGCAAGCAGATGCTATCCGGTGGCTGCAGGTAACCCAAACGATTGTGGAAAGAGAATACATGGCATAA
- a CDS encoding glycoside hydrolase family 31 protein yields MQTQHTQSNLDFVLDEHTGQVTITGHRAANRDLVFLSYALIQRGEADRALPLLRLLQSRSGQKEDRDHVLPTDAALVLWVVGEYVKATDDLAFKAELGSYAAATTLYLEANWQRPQTHWLKDESEGIYLSHLAIYFAALQVNVQNGIGERGVRLLKAIRERLFASMIKDGRVISQLGDTAIHGDIVTAAIPFGLLGIEDRILIEALYELEETLVEQGVRFKVGDTSYGGCERPDLTCLLAWYYAKKGDTVRAKELLAHVENLLDKMGWLPEVDIATAKESLLLTHSLERYGEPDVSVWSSILVTLTQASLLSGKSNKEELDSVRLIHQPTGYDDPYVILPYERFPREPQAGDTVIVRLLTQPFQASQIVSVQAAVNGVPAAEAVPAVMKVMDGGEKVWEAQLGPYLAGDEVSYAFALQQGGKSQRSATYSFHVRAWVPLAHVRALETTEDGFVALLAYGAEASRTAALTFRADASGAVQVTFAADGEPANGQPAQQAAVAVGRARLEASVREGKLALVLRSAESELMEGFAAEGKPLVEALIDGAGLLHKLRLNFRTKPEHRWFGMGERFSHYEYSGQEVDQYVYNQYRDQGLKTYMPVPFAISSGGYALFVDTPLYSTFRFHTRLSDLVEVEVDVSSATQQVVAYLFADEPLAMVGQFTQLSGRPMLPPKWSFGPWMSSNNWDSQAEVLKQAELTARYQIPSTVLVIEQWSDEATFYIFNDAQYEVKDGSEPFRYDDFEFPEWGRWPSPKTMVDELHNQGLKVLLWQIPIHKHMYGVAHAQRDQDEITLLKQGYEVKTAAGEAYTLPYNWFKDSHIIDFTNPEASKWWFDKRQYLAEEIGVDGFKTDGGEFVFGHDLQFFDGSTGREMRNLYPNLYVGSYYDFIGKYARDGGITFSRAGYTGAQRYPLHWAGDERSTFEAFRSSMIAGLSSSMSGIPFWGWDLGGFHGDIPTAELFVRSTQMAAFCPVMQYHAETKGEFNQDRTPWNIAERTGQPLVIDLYKKYADIRMNLLPYIYEQAIRTSRTGLPMMRAMSLQYPADPHCTELISQYMFGESLLVAPVMEEGHFSKEVYFPEGMWLSLQEQEEIQGACLLKVAAPLANIPVYQKQNSVIALHLGDDYSLGDHVGNRVDRYEHLCLRIYVTSELETEFEDDLGNHLVMTAKRDHAKVQLQWSGQINQAVTFMLYQPDGVSHVTSSGTELSTVDNVEQLKPGQYVFFRKDVVIATEESAGSLVIEG; encoded by the coding sequence GTGCAAACACAACATACACAATCTAATCTGGATTTCGTTCTGGATGAACATACAGGTCAAGTAACTATAACTGGGCACAGGGCTGCCAATCGCGATCTGGTGTTTTTGAGCTATGCGCTCATTCAGCGAGGCGAGGCTGATCGTGCCTTGCCGCTGCTTCGGTTGTTGCAAAGCAGATCAGGTCAAAAGGAAGATCGAGATCATGTTCTACCGACAGATGCTGCGCTCGTTCTATGGGTGGTTGGAGAATATGTGAAGGCGACGGATGATCTGGCTTTTAAAGCGGAACTGGGCAGTTATGCGGCGGCAACGACGCTTTATTTGGAGGCGAACTGGCAGAGGCCGCAGACTCATTGGCTCAAGGATGAAAGCGAGGGTATTTATTTAAGCCACCTGGCCATATATTTCGCTGCGCTGCAAGTCAATGTTCAGAACGGCATTGGTGAACGTGGCGTGCGTCTGCTCAAAGCGATTCGTGAACGCCTGTTTGCCAGCATGATTAAAGACGGACGAGTAATCAGTCAATTGGGGGATACCGCAATTCATGGCGATATTGTCACTGCAGCTATTCCATTCGGATTACTGGGCATTGAAGATCGAATATTAATTGAAGCGTTGTACGAATTGGAAGAGACGTTAGTTGAACAAGGCGTGAGATTTAAAGTAGGCGACACGTCATACGGCGGTTGTGAGCGACCGGATCTGACCTGTTTGCTCGCTTGGTACTACGCCAAGAAAGGGGATACCGTAAGGGCCAAGGAACTGCTTGCGCACGTAGAGAACTTACTTGATAAGATGGGGTGGCTGCCTGAAGTGGATATCGCCACAGCCAAGGAGTCTTTGCTTCTGACGCATTCACTAGAACGCTATGGTGAGCCTGATGTAAGCGTCTGGAGCTCTATCTTGGTGACACTTACGCAGGCTTCGCTGCTTTCTGGCAAGTCCAACAAGGAGGAACTGGACAGTGTTCGTTTGATTCATCAACCAACGGGTTACGATGATCCGTATGTCATCTTGCCTTATGAGCGTTTTCCCCGGGAACCCCAAGCGGGGGATACGGTGATTGTGCGATTGCTGACTCAGCCTTTTCAGGCGAGTCAGATCGTATCTGTGCAGGCTGCCGTGAATGGCGTTCCGGCAGCTGAGGCCGTTCCCGCCGTCATGAAAGTGATGGATGGCGGAGAAAAGGTCTGGGAAGCGCAGTTGGGCCCATACCTCGCAGGTGACGAGGTGAGCTATGCTTTCGCGCTTCAACAGGGAGGCAAGTCGCAGCGATCGGCGACTTACAGCTTTCACGTGCGGGCTTGGGTGCCGCTGGCGCACGTCCGTGCATTGGAGACGACGGAGGACGGCTTCGTCGCCTTGTTGGCCTACGGCGCGGAGGCTTCGCGCACCGCTGCCTTGACGTTCCGCGCCGACGCGAGCGGCGCTGTGCAGGTGACGTTCGCCGCAGATGGCGAACCGGCGAATGGTCAGCCGGCGCAGCAGGCGGCTGTTGCGGTTGGGCGCGCACGGCTGGAAGCCAGCGTGCGCGAGGGCAAGCTGGCGCTGGTGCTGCGCAGCGCAGAGAGCGAGCTCATGGAGGGCTTCGCCGCCGAAGGGAAGCCTCTCGTTGAGGCGCTGATCGACGGCGCGGGCTTGCTCCATAAGCTGCGGCTGAACTTCCGGACGAAGCCGGAGCATCGTTGGTTCGGGATGGGGGAGCGCTTCTCTCACTACGAATACTCAGGTCAAGAAGTGGACCAATATGTGTACAATCAGTACCGGGATCAAGGTTTGAAAACGTACATGCCGGTTCCGTTTGCGATATCCTCCGGCGGGTATGCTCTCTTCGTGGATACGCCGCTTTACTCGACATTCCGTTTTCATACACGGCTATCTGATTTGGTTGAAGTGGAAGTCGATGTATCAAGCGCCACGCAGCAAGTCGTGGCTTACCTATTTGCCGATGAACCGCTGGCTATGGTTGGGCAATTTACACAGCTATCCGGAAGGCCGATGCTGCCGCCAAAATGGTCATTTGGCCCTTGGATGTCCAGCAATAACTGGGACTCTCAAGCTGAGGTTCTGAAGCAAGCGGAGCTGACCGCCCGATATCAAATTCCGTCTACGGTGCTTGTTATTGAGCAATGGAGTGACGAGGCGACCTTTTATATTTTCAACGATGCGCAGTACGAGGTCAAAGATGGCAGTGAGCCTTTCCGCTATGACGATTTCGAGTTTCCGGAGTGGGGGCGTTGGCCGAGCCCCAAAACGATGGTTGATGAGCTGCATAACCAGGGCTTGAAAGTGCTGTTATGGCAAATTCCGATCCACAAACATATGTATGGTGTTGCGCATGCTCAGCGCGATCAGGATGAAATAACCCTCCTGAAACAAGGGTATGAGGTAAAGACAGCAGCAGGTGAAGCATACACATTACCGTACAACTGGTTTAAGGATAGTCATATTATCGACTTTACGAACCCGGAAGCGTCGAAGTGGTGGTTTGATAAACGCCAGTATCTTGCAGAAGAAATCGGTGTGGATGGCTTCAAAACCGATGGCGGTGAATTTGTTTTCGGTCATGATTTGCAGTTTTTTGACGGTTCGACGGGCCGTGAAATGCGCAATTTATATCCCAATTTGTATGTGGGCAGCTACTACGATTTCATTGGGAAATATGCCCGGGATGGCGGCATTACATTCAGTCGAGCGGGCTACACGGGCGCGCAGCGGTACCCCTTGCATTGGGCTGGAGATGAGCGTTCAACCTTCGAGGCCTTCAGATCCTCTATGATCGCCGGTCTATCCAGCAGTATGTCGGGGATTCCGTTCTGGGGTTGGGATTTGGGCGGCTTTCATGGAGATATTCCGACGGCAGAGCTGTTTGTGAGATCCACGCAAATGGCTGCGTTTTGCCCAGTGATGCAGTATCATGCCGAGACCAAGGGGGAGTTCAACCAAGACAGGACGCCTTGGAACATCGCAGAACGTACGGGGCAGCCGCTCGTGATCGATTTGTATAAGAAATACGCCGATATTCGGATGAATCTCTTGCCGTATATTTACGAGCAGGCGATCCGTACCAGCCGAACTGGACTACCGATGATGCGGGCAATGTCGCTGCAATATCCTGCGGATCCGCATTGTACAGAGCTGATCAGCCAGTACATGTTTGGCGAAAGTTTGCTGGTGGCTCCTGTCATGGAAGAAGGACATTTCTCCAAGGAGGTTTATTTTCCTGAGGGGATGTGGCTTTCCCTGCAAGAGCAGGAAGAGATTCAGGGGGCATGTTTGTTGAAAGTAGCTGCTCCTCTAGCGAACATTCCTGTATATCAGAAGCAAAATAGTGTGATTGCCCTTCATTTGGGGGACGATTATTCGCTGGGCGATCATGTCGGCAATCGGGTTGATCGCTATGAGCATTTGTGTTTGCGAATTTATGTGACTTCAGAACTGGAAACGGAGTTCGAGGATGACTTGGGTAACCATTTGGTTATGACGGCGAAGCGCGATCATGCTAAGGTTCAGCTGCAATGGTCCGGCCAAATTAATCAAGCGGTTACGTTCATGCTGTACCAACCGGATGGGGTATCACATGTGACGTCATCTGGAACTGAGTTATCCACAGTGGATAATGTCGAACAATTAAAGCCGGGACAGTATGTCTTTTTCCGTAAAGATGTGGTCATTGCGACGGAGGAATCGGCAGGAAGTCTGGTGATAGAAGGGTGA
- a CDS encoding carbohydrate ABC transporter permease, with protein MVGQNKLSKVVVIIGFLLPSLAGLLLFQLVPMLSSAVISFTNWDLLTPAKFVGIDNYSEALQDEKTLTSLLNILQYIVGYIPSVLIFGLLFAVLLNRKLTGIKLYRIFIFVPVITSWVAVSIVWRWLLNGQSGLINYLLSLIGVQGPVWLQDFGWAMPSIIAVSVWKDIGYVTVILLAGLQDISEDYYEAATIDGAGGFQQFFRVTLPLLTPSIFFVLVISLINGFQLFDQVLVMTGGGPAGQTSTLVQQIYGNAFQSYKMGFASAQSWILFVIIFVVTIIQQQLQKRWVTYDR; from the coding sequence ATGGTAGGACAAAATAAACTATCCAAAGTGGTTGTTATTATCGGATTTTTACTTCCAAGCTTAGCTGGGCTGCTGCTCTTCCAACTCGTGCCGATGCTCTCGTCGGCCGTTATCAGCTTTACGAATTGGGATTTGCTAACGCCGGCAAAGTTCGTTGGGATCGATAATTACAGCGAAGCTTTGCAAGACGAGAAAACGCTTACATCCTTGCTGAACATTTTACAATATATCGTTGGTTACATCCCTTCTGTCTTGATCTTTGGCTTGCTGTTTGCTGTTCTATTGAATAGAAAGCTGACGGGGATAAAGCTGTATCGCATATTTATCTTTGTGCCAGTAATTACCTCATGGGTAGCTGTTTCCATTGTCTGGCGCTGGTTATTGAACGGACAAAGCGGACTGATTAACTACTTATTGTCACTTATCGGCGTTCAGGGCCCCGTTTGGCTGCAAGATTTCGGGTGGGCGATGCCTTCGATTATTGCCGTGAGCGTGTGGAAAGATATCGGTTATGTAACGGTCATTCTTCTCGCTGGGCTGCAGGACATTTCGGAAGACTATTACGAAGCGGCGACGATCGATGGCGCTGGCGGTTTTCAACAATTTTTCCGTGTTACACTCCCGCTGCTGACACCCAGTATATTTTTCGTGCTCGTTATTTCGCTGATCAATGGCTTCCAGTTGTTCGATCAAGTGCTTGTCATGACAGGCGGCGGACCGGCAGGGCAAACGAGTACACTTGTGCAGCAAATTTATGGGAACGCTTTTCAAAGCTATAAGATGGGCTTTGCTTCCGCGCAGTCCTGGATCTTGTTTGTAATCATTTTCGTTGTGACGATCATTCAGCAGCAGCTTCAGAAAAGGTGGGTTACTTATGACAGATAA
- a CDS encoding stalk domain-containing protein: protein MKKATRKVSILTLAVGLLAASIAVSPAPVHADIVWDHWQKAESLRAEGNQAEAVPHWQFLANHYASIGEWENAALFCGKLDAYYDAIGNYDQAIYYYELENQYWVKAGRDWGAVKLQRADQIRTTIELYRTERDPSELKRQALPQSGRLAKFEPAYGTYLGMYSEQDPKVGNLFTKTESVYGKNHAIYLAYAHWGQGFPATYAKRAKEAGGALQIAWEPDDGLDPVADGTYLRKWAQDAKAAGIPIFLRFAGEMNGAWVKWHGNPAQYIAKFRMLHDVFASEAPNVAMVWSPGDVPANDIDPYYPGDDYVDWVGVSLYIEPYENGDPSLPTMISTSNVERLTRLYNTYSDRKPLMLSETGVPHYSHAADEDFTEWAKLNLQRLYEIMPYKYPRLKAITYFNVDQKMTNAKNDYSLSDSSEIQAYYSKLIANPYLLSKVADGAQPSDKLGYVPVNANHQAFTKQAEFIPFVKIPDVYIGKVDYVLNGRVIASQTDLPYGLTLKAGEVPEGSVMQIKVYNKAGAQVALRTYGISSQVSVELDGKELTFEQAPVIRNGSTLTPLRAIFEAMGATVEYEAATRSVTAKKGGTTVKLTLDQKTVYVNGQARQLDEAAQLVNGYTLAPARFVGETFGGTVGWDGSSRTVTISKK from the coding sequence TTGAAAAAAGCAACAAGAAAAGTAAGCATTCTAACATTAGCTGTTGGTTTATTGGCTGCTAGTATCGCAGTTTCACCAGCGCCTGTACACGCCGACATCGTGTGGGATCATTGGCAGAAAGCGGAGTCGCTTCGCGCAGAAGGCAATCAAGCCGAGGCCGTTCCACATTGGCAGTTCCTTGCTAATCATTATGCAAGCATAGGGGAATGGGAAAATGCCGCACTCTTTTGCGGGAAATTGGATGCTTACTATGATGCAATTGGGAACTATGACCAAGCGATTTATTACTATGAGTTAGAGAATCAATATTGGGTGAAAGCAGGAAGAGATTGGGGAGCCGTCAAACTGCAGCGCGCGGATCAAATTCGAACGACGATTGAATTATATAGAACGGAACGTGATCCCTCTGAGCTTAAACGGCAGGCTTTGCCGCAAAGCGGTCGTCTCGCCAAATTTGAGCCCGCCTATGGGACGTACCTGGGTATGTATTCGGAGCAGGATCCTAAAGTAGGGAACCTTTTTACGAAAACAGAATCCGTTTATGGTAAAAATCATGCGATTTACTTGGCTTACGCTCATTGGGGGCAAGGCTTCCCTGCTACTTATGCGAAGCGGGCGAAAGAGGCTGGCGGAGCCTTGCAGATCGCTTGGGAACCGGATGATGGTCTGGATCCTGTGGCGGACGGAACGTATTTGCGCAAATGGGCACAGGATGCCAAGGCTGCGGGTATCCCCATTTTCCTGCGTTTTGCAGGTGAGATGAATGGCGCTTGGGTCAAATGGCACGGCAACCCTGCGCAGTACATCGCCAAATTCCGCATGCTGCATGATGTATTTGCCTCAGAAGCGCCTAACGTTGCCATGGTTTGGAGCCCAGGCGATGTGCCTGCGAACGATATCGACCCTTACTATCCTGGAGACGATTATGTAGATTGGGTCGGGGTTAGTTTGTACATAGAACCTTACGAAAACGGGGATCCATCTCTGCCGACAATGATTTCTACGAGCAACGTCGAAAGGCTCACGAGACTATATAACACCTATTCGGACCGAAAGCCTTTGATGCTCAGCGAAACGGGAGTTCCGCATTATTCACATGCTGCTGACGAGGACTTTACAGAATGGGCCAAGCTTAACCTGCAGCGTCTATATGAAATTATGCCGTACAAATATCCGAGATTAAAAGCGATTACTTATTTTAATGTGGATCAAAAAATGACGAATGCGAAGAACGACTACTCATTGTCGGACTCTTCAGAAATTCAGGCGTACTATAGCAAGCTTATTGCGAATCCTTACTTGCTGTCCAAGGTTGCCGATGGTGCTCAACCGTCAGATAAGCTGGGCTATGTACCAGTAAATGCCAATCACCAAGCGTTCACTAAACAAGCCGAATTCATTCCGTTCGTCAAAATTCCTGACGTTTATATAGGCAAAGTGGATTATGTCTTGAATGGACGGGTTATTGCCTCACAGACAGACTTGCCCTATGGGCTCACGCTGAAAGCAGGTGAAGTGCCCGAAGGCTCTGTCATGCAGATCAAAGTTTACAACAAAGCGGGAGCTCAGGTTGCTTTGCGTACGTATGGCATCTCGTCGCAAGTATCCGTCGAATTAGACGGCAAGGAACTGACTTTTGAGCAAGCGCCTGTTATTAGGAATGGCTCAACGCTGACACCGCTTCGGGCTATATTTGAAGCGATGGGAGCGACCGTTGAATACGAGGCGGCAACGAGATCGGTTACAGCCAAAAAGGGCGGCACGACAGTGAAGTTGACCCTTGATCAGAAGACGGTTTATGTGAATGGCCAAGCCCGGCAGTTAGACGAAGCTGCCCAGTTAGTTAACGGCTATACGTTAGCACCAGCTAGGTTTGTAGGTGAAACCTTCGGAGGAACGGTAGGTTGGGACGGGTCAAGCAGAACCGTAACGATTTCTAAAAAATAG